Proteins encoded by one window of Gemmatimonadota bacterium:
- a CDS encoding Ig-like domain-containing protein translates to MISMIPLALGGALAAALVIPLTACDEHPAEAAGAAEFAWVVPAGGSTNVDPNAPIVVEFTHAMMAGMEQYIAPHEGDVTGPVVPGSWTWNPARTRAIFTPSSPLRSGTRYAIHLGGGMKDASGNTMGFQQHGQHMGGQWATGSMMTGGGMMGGNTSMMGAGWQHANGTYGMVFSFTTS, encoded by the coding sequence ATGATTTCGATGATCCCTCTGGCCTTGGGCGGCGCTCTAGCGGCAGCGTTGGTAATCCCCCTCACGGCCTGTGACGAGCATCCCGCCGAAGCGGCGGGCGCGGCGGAGTTTGCCTGGGTAGTCCCGGCCGGTGGCTCGACGAACGTGGATCCGAACGCCCCGATCGTGGTCGAGTTCACGCACGCCATGATGGCCGGGATGGAGCAGTACATCGCGCCGCACGAGGGCGACGTGACGGGACCCGTCGTCCCCGGTTCGTGGACGTGGAACCCGGCGCGCACACGCGCCATCTTCACGCCGTCGTCGCCGCTGAGGTCGGGGACCCGCTATGCCATCCATCTCGGCGGCGGAATGAAGGACGCCAGCGGCAACACGATGGGCTTCCAGCAGCACGGGCAGCACATGGGCGGGCAGTGGGCCACCGGCTCAATGATGACCGGCGGCGGAATGATGGGCGGCAACACCAGCATGATGGGTGCGGGGTGGCAGCACGCGAACGGCACCTACGGCATGGTGTTCTCGTTCACGACGTCGTAA